One window of the Felis catus isolate Fca126 chromosome E3, F.catus_Fca126_mat1.0, whole genome shotgun sequence genome contains the following:
- the ARL6IP1 gene encoding ADP-ribosylation factor-like protein 6-interacting protein 1, with protein sequence MAEGDNRSTNLLAAETASLEEQLQGWGEVMLMADKVLRWERAWFPPAIMGVVSLVFLTIYYLDPSVLSGVSCFVMFLCLADYLVPILAPRIFGSNKWTTEQQQRFHEICSNLVKTRRRAVGWWKRLFTLKEEKPKMYFMTMIVSLAAVAWVGQQVHNLLLTYLIVTFLLLLPGLNQHGIILKYIGMAKREINKLLKQKEKKNE encoded by the exons GCCGCAGAGACTGCAAGTCTGGAAGAGCAGCTTCAAGGATGGGGAGAAGTGATGCTGATGGCTGATAAAGTCCTCAGATGGGAAAGAGCCTGGTTTCCACCTGCCATCATGGGTGTGGTTTCTTTGGTGTTTCT gacTATCTACTATCTAGATCCATCTGTTCTGTCTGgtgtttcctgttttgttatgtttttgtgCTTGGCTGACTACCTTGTTCCCATTCTGGCTCCTAGAATTTTTGGCTCCAATAAATG GACCACTGAGCAACAGCAAAGATTCCATGAAATTTGTAGCAATCTAGTAAAAACTCGACGCAGAGCTGTGGGCTGGTGGAAACGCCTCTTTACACTAAAGGAAGAAAAGCCTAAAAtg TACTTCATGACCATGATCGTTTCTCTTGCTGCGGTTGCGTGGGTGGGACAGCAAGTCCACAACCTGCTGCTCACCTACCTGATAG tgactttCTTACTGTTGCTTCCTGGATTGAACCAGCACGGAATCATTTTGAAGTACATTGGAATGGCCAAAAGGGAGATAAATAAGCTtctcaaacaaaaagaaaagaaaaatgaataa